TCTGGGCATGCTGTTCAGGAACGTTAGCATCATGTCGCGATGCCTGGCATCCCATCAGCAAGACCGAGGCGAGAAGGATAATCGCTCTAGTCTTCATGTGTGTGTCAATGGTTGCTTAAAAGACGAGCAATCATACGTGCTAGCGCCTAACAACACAACCAGAAAAATCAAAAATCGTCTTTCTTCTGGCGTAGCAGGGCAAAAATGTCCCATGCGTGCGATGGTGGCACATTGAAGCCAAGGGCGCTTTGTAAATCAGCGTCTTGCGTGCGTAAAAATAAATTTATTTGCCGTTCGTGCCCCAATTTTGTGGGCAAACTACTGCTATTTTTGGCCCGCAACTCCTTAATTTCCTGATAGTAGCGCTTTATTTCCATATCTTGCGGCAGCGTAGCGTTAGCAAATTTTAAGTTAGAGAGCGTGTACTCGTGGGCGCAACAAACCAGCGTATCATCGGGAAATTCAGCAAGTTTTTGAAATGATTCGTACATCTGTTCCGGCGTGCCTTCAAACAGACGTCCGCAACCGCCTGAAAACATCGTGTCACCACAGAAAAGATAAGGTGCGCTGTAATATGAGATATGTCCCAAAGTGTGGCCGGGCGTAAAAATTACCCTAAATTCGCAGCCCAAAACAGGCAGGGTATCGCCTTCATAAACGATTTGCGTCGCGCCTTTATCTTGTGTCTCCTGCGGGCCATAAACCACAAGATCTGGCCATTTCGTTAACAGTTCTTTTACGCCGCCAACATGGTCTTGATGGTGATGGGTGAGCAAAATCGCTACCGGCATCCACTGATTTTGCTCAATGGCGGCCAGCACCGGCGCCGCTTCGCCCGGATCGACAATCAGGCATTGACCCTGGCTATCGTTTAATGTCCAGATGTAGTTATCCTGAAATGCTGGGATACTGTTAAGATTCATACACACCTCTCGCACGTCGTGAAGGAACACTGATGGTAAAACATGAAGCCTGCTAAAACACGTCAAATTCTGACCGCGCCGCGTTCATGGCGTGATATGCCGTGGGGAGAATCGTTCCGCGATGCGCTAAGCCAACATTTGCAGCCCTGTCTCGGCAAGCTGTATGGCTTTCATCTGTTAAAAATTGGCAACCTGAGCGTAGAGATCGATACGCAGGCCTGTGCGATTTCGCATCAGGTCAACGTAGGGGATGAAGGGCAGGAGGTGCAAGTGATTGCTGACCCGATGCATTTGCCCTTTGAAGCGAAATCGATCGACGCCTGCTTGCTGGCGCATACCTTAAGCTGGAGCCAGGACCCACACCGCATTCTGCGTGAAGTAGACCGAGTATTGATTGATGATGGCTGGATAGTGCTGACTGGTTTTAATCCGCTAAGCCTGCTGGGCGTGGGCAAGCTGATTCCAGGCCTGCATCGCCGTCCGCCGTGGAGCGGACGCATGTTCAGCCAGATGCGCCTGTTTGACTGGCTCAGCCTGCTTAACTATGAAGTGGTTTACCGCAGCAGTTTTCAGGTGGTGCCCTGGAATCGCCAGGGGGGGAGCATGATGAGCCGGCATGTACCTGCGCTGGGCTGCCTGAATATTATGGTGGCCCGCAAGCGTACGCTGCCGCTGATCATGACGCCGGCACGCAAGCTGGCCGGCAAAGTAAAAATTCGCGCGACGGTTAACGCCACGCGTCAGGCGCATTCGCTGGACGATCAGGATTCCGGCTGATAGCCGATATCTTCAAATGATGGATTGGCGGCGGCAGAGCGCGCCAGTTCATCGCAGCGTTCATTCTCCGGGTGGCCGGCGTGCCCTTTAACCCATTCCCAGTTAATCTGATGATGGCTAAGCGCGGTATCGAGCCGCTGCCATAAATCGACATTTTTCACCGGTTTTTTATCCGCGGTTTTCCAGCCGCGCTTTTTCCAGTTGTGGATCCAGCTGGTAATTCCCTGACGCAGATACTGGCTATCGGTGCTGAGGGTAATTTCACAGGGCTGAGTCAGCGCTTCCAGCGCGACGATTGCCGCCATCATTTCCATGCGATTATTGGTGGTACGATAAAAACCGGCGCTAAAGGTTTTTTCATGCTGGCGATAGCGTAAAATAGCGCCATAGCCGCCAGGGCCGGGGTTACCGAGGCAAGAGCCATCGGTGAAAATTTCTACCTGTTTGCGCATCTCTGGTAGACTTCCTCCTGATAAAACGCCAAGTCTGACATAAACGAGCCATATGAGCACAGCAATTACACGCCAGATCGTTCTCGATACAGAAACCACCGGTATGAACATGGTGGGCGTTCACTACGAGGGCCATCGCATTATTGAAATCGGTGCGGTGGAGATCATCAACCGCCGTCTGACCGGCAACAATTTCCATATGTACCTGAAGCCGGATCGGCTGGTGGACCCGGAAGCATTCGGCGTTCATGGCATTGCCGATGAGTTTCTGATGGATAAGCCGACCTTCGGCGAGATCGCGGACGAGTTTCTTGATTACATCCGCGGCGCTGAATTAGTGATTCATAACGCGTCGTTCGATATCGGCTTTATGGATTATGAGTTC
This Mixta hanseatica DNA region includes the following protein-coding sequences:
- the gloB gene encoding hydroxyacylglutathione hydrolase — its product is MNLNSIPAFQDNYIWTLNDSQGQCLIVDPGEAAPVLAAIEQNQWMPVAILLTHHHQDHVGGVKELLTKWPDLVVYGPQETQDKGATQIVYEGDTLPVLGCEFRVIFTPGHTLGHISYYSAPYLFCGDTMFSGGCGRLFEGTPEQMYESFQKLAEFPDDTLVCCAHEYTLSNLKFANATLPQDMEIKRYYQEIKELRAKNSSSLPTKLGHERQINLFLRTQDADLQSALGFNVPPSHAWDIFALLRQKKDDF
- a CDS encoding class I SAM-dependent methyltransferase; the protein is MKPAKTRQILTAPRSWRDMPWGESFRDALSQHLQPCLGKLYGFHLLKIGNLSVEIDTQACAISHQVNVGDEGQEVQVIADPMHLPFEAKSIDACLLAHTLSWSQDPHRILREVDRVLIDDGWIVLTGFNPLSLLGVGKLIPGLHRRPPWSGRMFSQMRLFDWLSLLNYEVVYRSSFQVVPWNRQGGSMMSRHVPALGCLNIMVARKRTLPLIMTPARKLAGKVKIRATVNATRQAHSLDDQDSG
- the rnhA gene encoding ribonuclease HI, which encodes MVSVSRTIWRVIAVLIWLVYVRLGVLSGGSLPEMRKQVEIFTDGSCLGNPGPGGYGAILRYRQHEKTFSAGFYRTTNNRMEMMAAIVALEALTQPCEITLSTDSQYLRQGITSWIHNWKKRGWKTADKKPVKNVDLWQRLDTALSHHQINWEWVKGHAGHPENERCDELARSAAANPSFEDIGYQPES